The DNA segment GCGCAGGTTTCGGAGTAGCGCGAGCGCTCCCAACTTCTGCTCGCGAAGCAGGCGCTCCCAAGCCTCGCGCTTGTCGGCGCCAGATGAGAGTGCAACCTCCCAGGTGTCGGGCACGCTCAGGCGTCCCCAGATCAACTTCTTCCACAGGCCGGCCTGTGCTTCGTCGCGCGGCTTGGCGTGACAAAGAAAGAGCACGTCACGCAGTTTGATGGGCCCGCCACGATCGTACTTAGCGAGCTGATACTCATCAAACTTCGGGAACGCAGCAGCGAGCCCCTTCTTCACCTGCCCGGAGAGCGGCACACGTCCGTCCTTCCAGTAAATAGCAACGAACTCGGCGAGTTCGTCGGCACGCTGGATGACGCGAGCGAGCGTCTCCGACACTGGAGCGCGATGGGCGTTGTGACGTGCCATTTCACGGACAAGCAGAAGCGGCGCGTGACGCAGCTTCATCTGCTCGCGAGCCTCGACCGCAAGGGCCGCGACCTTCTCGGCTGCAACCTTCGGCACCAGTTCGGCGATGCGGCCAGCGATCTCGACTCCGTCCTCGTAAAACTGGCTCTCCCAAAGCAGGCACGCGAGCACCGAGCGACGCAGTTGCAGCTCCGGAGACACGTGACGTGCGAGGGCACCCTCGTGTGTGCGAGGTGCAAAGTTGAGGTTGAGGGTGTTGAGTCGGGCCATAGTAGCTCTCCTTTTCCAGCTCTCAGCCGTCAGCCATCAGCTGTCAGCTTGGAGCATTTAGTCGTGCGTCTTGCAGAAAACTCGCCGGGGAATTGGGCGGCTAAGAGGCTGCTCTATCCACTGAGCTACGTGGACTCGCGTCCACGGCAGGAGTCGAACCTGCGACCCGCGAAGTATCCCTTGCCTTCGCCACCGGCGAAACTTTCATACCAGAATTCCGTGACTGACAGCCACTGCATCCGTAGTCTTACCCCGCTGATCAC comes from the Acidobacteriota bacterium genome and includes:
- a CDS encoding TROVE domain-containing protein; protein product: MARLNTLNLNFAPRTHEGALARHVSPELQLRRSVLACLLWESQFYEDGVEIAGRIAELVPKVAAEKVAALAVEAREQMKLRHAPLLLVREMARHNAHRAPVSETLARVIQRADELAEFVAIYWKDGRVPLSGQVKKGLAAAFPKFDEYQLAKYDRGGPIKLRDVLFLCHAKPRDEAQAGLWKKLIWGRLSVPDTWEVALSSGADKREAWERLLREQKLGALALLRNLRNMREAGVNESLVLSALGSMSTARVLPFRFLAAARYAPQWEEALEQAMLKSVAKQEKLPGKTIVLVDVSGSMTAPLSRRSEMQRTDAAYGLAVLLREIGEKVAVFSFSNDLVEVPARRGFALRDAIDRSQQHGATYLGKAVEKLNQNENYDRLIVITDEQAHDTVPAPDGSRG